The sequence below is a genomic window from Phycodurus eques isolate BA_2022a chromosome 6, UOR_Pequ_1.1, whole genome shotgun sequence.
acagtcAAGCAAGTCCAAACGATCCAATTGAAGGAACAAAGTAATTTGCTGATTGTATACAAAGGAACATTTCAATAGAGGCCACTatcgcaggtgtcaaactcagttGGAATACCGAACGCATTTTGTCAAGCATTCGGTtcaacatttgcaatttttttttaagttctaaAAGTTTACTGAGTGAGTGCACAATACGAAAACAGAGCACTCGTAGTAAACAAAGCCTCCCTTGTCATTTGACCACACCAGAAGGATGGAGAAAACAGGGCTTCAACAAATCCTTTTCTTCTTGTGGGGTGCTAAAACAAATCTTCACTACCACCACAACTTGAAAAATGCCAGCTGAAAATAGCTCATATTTTTACATGTATTATAATAGTCATTTGTttataacaatatatatatatatattggcatAAACGTGTCCAATCAGGCCGTGCCTTtcgttttcactcaaaataaaTTTCGGGATGAGTCTTCAAAGGCGCATTATTAACACGTCGGAAGTGACTTGGGGAAGTTTTTTTTGAAGCACTTCTAGCACAAATAGTCGGGGTCTTGTCAACTATGCGATTTCCATCTGTCGCCAACGGGCTAGCCAAAGGGCGCCCCCGGCCACCCCAAACGCTGATCTAAACGAGCTTGTCGGGTCTGACTAGCCGTGTTCCCTCCGCTCTGCTCTCAAAATAACGCTAGTTGAACAAGCATTAGCGGTAGCTAGTTTTGCTCACCCCAGTCAGAGGCCCGTCACTGAAAAATGTAGTCACATGACATGGTCGCAGGCTTGCTGAAGAAATGAATCTTCATTTTCTTAAAGtatcattttcattgtattcAATTTGATAGCACTGTGAGCTCATGCGGCAGTAACTGGATTGGATCATTTAACAAAATCTTCCTGACAATTAAGGTCTAATACACCCGATTAACGGTGCAGGCCTGGCGTCCAGTAGTACTTTGATGCTCGGTTGAGTCGCTGTGATGTTACGCTTGACGTttgtttgtgtgacttttgagACATACAGCACTTGACCCTGAAACGCACCATTTACAAACAATCACCTTGGGGGATTTCAAATCCAGAGGTTCCACCCAAATACACTTCATTGAAATGCTGTTAAAGCGAGCAGCTTTAGACCACCATGAAAGAAATAATCATCAGTAAACGCACTACTCAAAAAGTTCAGGATGTTCAGCTTTCCGGCagaatttcaggatgaactgCAAATGCATTATAACCTTTAAAAGGTGAGCTTAATTTTACCTTCGCTAAAGCTTTGAATGCACATATCCAAGTCTTCGGTGTTTTCCTTGCTCTTCTCGAACGAGGAGCCGAACAGCAAAATTGCCAACAAGTGTTTGACCCATGCAGGGATTGTCAGAGgttgaagaagagaaaaaagaaaagccgcAGCCCGGGTTTCGCCTGCCGACCGTTCCAACAGTTCCCGATacaattagaattggtatttaaaaaGTCATCTTCATCGCGCCGTTCCCATTTCAACACCGTGTGACGACCAAGACAACAGCGAACAATGGATCGACAGTACTGCGCCATTGTGAAACTGCAAACAGGACATTCTGAAAGAGAACTGGCAACTGCGCTTCGCGTGTGATCAGCAGGTTGAAagagagagactggaagagtcacagaaaggcaccgGAGCAGACTTTCTTGGAAACGTTGCAgtcgattcatggatcaaacgcTTGGTgcgaattttgccattcagcaaACAGCAAGCTGTACACAGTTGGCCAATTTAAGTTCCCCTGCAAAGGCTATCGTGCATTTTAGGCTGAAACTTTAGGCTGAAAAACCTTTTGAGCCTCGATCTCGCACGCATACCTTCTTATTTTTCTTGCCGAGCAGTCTGAGCTCCAGGTTGATGTGGTTGAACTCCCTGATGAGTTTGCCGCGGGGACCCTTGACAGTCACTGTCCGCCCCTTCAGCTTCACCTCGACTGCAACGCAGCGCGCACAAAGTGAGCGCGGGCACACAGCAACAGCAAGCAGCCCTTTTCTTACCATTTTTGGGGATGTCGACTGTCTGGCTGCTGAGAATGGTCTTCATTCTGTAATTGGAATGGCAAGTGATCAGCCAAAGTTAGAAGTTGACTTTAAAGTCCATGCCTTTAGTCTGAGACCCAGGAGGTACCCCAGCACGACTTCATTTTAATAACGCTGCCGCTGAGTTCGGACTCATTTCGAGGTGGAACCCGCACAAGTAGCCGGGAGGCTAATGCGAATGACAAGCTGCAATTTGCCATACGCAATAGCGCCCATTCAAGCCACGCATTTGTAGTCGTCAATATAGCAGAACATTTGTTACGTATCGAGAGCGGAAGCGGGTTTGCTCGCTACGCTACTCGGCACCGACGGCGCTCAACTGTCGGCCTAAACCGGCCAACCCCGATCACATAGCAAACGAGTCCATATAGTCCCCTGCTGACGCGGCGGCCACACAAAATAATGCCTTCTCGCTAAACAGTATTCGTAGTCGCGTAGAAACCCCCAAGTTGGAAGTGAGCCTAATGTGAAATTCAGGACGATGGACTTTGATTTAAGTCCGACGAAAATAATTTTCGGACATCCTCACCTCGCTTCTCGTAGAGGAAAGGAAGGAGGAAATACGTCACCGCGCTGTTGTAACGTCCGTTAATTTACGTCATCAGACGGAAGCAATGGAGCTCAGCGAAATGACACTTTCCCACTGTCCAAGACAGCCGAAACTGACACGAAACGGTTATGTCATGATGTTATGAAGACTTGTCGCCATGTTGTATCGTCTAAATTGTtacataaaactaaaaaaagaaactgacaGGAAACGACTCGGTCTGACTTCTCATTTTGTTTCTTCAGACGATATTAATGACGTTGATATTATTTACTCTGGTGGAAGTGAAAAATCGAAGTGAAAAAGCACCACAGTATTTACAGTGACACTAAATACTTGAACTACagtaactaataataataacaacaaaatgtatgtactgtatatgaacatCGAAGGAGTAAAATGCAACACCAAAACCTAAAGTGTTCCCGCTCTTCCAATTGTGGCGCCGTCACATGAACGCAACACCAGACCGGAGCAATCACTCTTCGATGCGTGTTGTTCGATCGATGTCTAGCTGGGCCTGGAAGTTGCTAGCCGAACAAGCCAGTGTCATGGCGTTACTCAAGCAAAGCTGCGGCGTCGTCGTCGGCCGTTTGTCCTCAAGGCGCCCATGGCTGGGAGCGACAAGTATCTCACACGTCAGTCTTTCATTGGCAAAtcatttctgtgtgttgttCCATTGGATACAAGCGTGCTCACTGGCCTGAGCGAGGGCAAAGTTCACGACGGAACCATTGGCTGCCGACGCGGTCGAGAGAGGACCAGGTTGAAATGAAAACGTGAGCTATCCATTCTTCTTTTCCCTGCAGAGCTACACGAGCTGCGTCTCCTCTCCGAGCAAAGAAAGAGAGGCGCTGAGCGACGATGGCGGCCTCACGCTGCACGACTTCATTTCTGGACAACTGGCCGAGAAAAGCAACTGGGCCGAGTACAGAGGCAACTTGAAGAGGCAGAAGGGCGACAGGTGTGTTCGGGCGGCGCTGCTCTCATTTCGCAAGCGTTCAAAGATCCCACTGGAAGCGACGCTATGTCGACAGTGGCCCCCAACATGCCGTCAAGTCCTCGAGTGGGGATGTTCGGCCGTTACCGAGTGGAAGTGCAAATGCGCCGCGTCACGGAGCGATTTCCCGCAGACATCTTGTACAATGTTACTTTTCCGTCCATGGAAAAGTGCAATATTTTGGAACAAATACGGCACCGTACTGTTTTCCACGATACacgacaaattattattattattattattattattattattattattatttgtgtgtgtgctgaagaAAGTGACAGTGCTCGCCCTTCTTTaagacagtttttgttttgtttttttgggattcttatttatttagttttctcAAGTCAGACTCCACTGAAAGATTGTGCTGTTATTAGGTGCACAAGAGTGTGGAATCTTGTCTCAGTGTTATAaaagtgctttttatttttttattattattattattataatttttttttttttgcaggcttCGGCTGCCTCCTTGGCTGAAGACAGAAATTCCTATTGGGAAGAACTACAACAGGCTGAAGAACTCGCTGAGAGAGCTCAACCTTCACACTGTAAGCTATACAAAttgtaacaaaagaaaaacggcATCAACGTGCTGGAGGAGCGTCACGTAGCCGAGGAGTAAGTTCAAAGCGCGAGTCGACGGTGTGTTCCATCAGGTGTGTGAGGAAGCCCGGTGTCCTAACGTCGGCGAATGCTGGGGAGGAGGGGAGTACTCGACAGCCACAGCCACCATCATGGTCAGTCTGGGACACGCGGCATCGGCCCCacgttcatgtttttatttttgaaaagaaGACATCTTCCCCACAATGAAAACGGGTCACCCGCTGCCGATCTGAAGCTAGTAAAAGCAACAGAAACGGCACACTGATGCTTCTTGAGACAAAATATCTATATTTACGTGTGCGGAAATGTTCGACATCGTCAAAATGACTTTTCTATTACGCCGCAAGATGAAATGAGCTCACTTCAGGGATGATGATGTGCTTTTGAAGTGCAGTGTCCCCTCGCAACCCCCCCCCCGCGAAAGGCGAAAATCTGCGATAACAAAAACGGATTTCTTGTCATTTGACCACTCCCGCACATTTAAACTAAGGAAAACTAACTTTTGGAACACCTTGACAACTTATTTGGACACGCACAAAACTGTGGAAAGAAACCCCTCCtccaattggctgacaagtttcattccaaaatatccaccaatcaTTCGTATGAACTAACATTTCTAACGCTGTCATTTGCCCGAAAAGCTCGACTTAACTAGCGCAAATGTAACGTTAATAGCGAGGAGAGCGGTGTGGCCAGGAGAAAAGCGCACGTAACTGCCACGATCGTGTTTTTTCGTGAATGTATTTGCTATGGCCGATTTTCGAGGCGTTTGAAGTGCACATCCCATGAGTTTTAGAAAATGATGGCGAGCACATCCCATGGCGAGCACTAGTCCCGTTGCTATCGACTGCAGATTTCCGCGACAGACAGACAGTTGAGTTCCACAAAAAACTGGATGAGCCACGATGTAGCACTGTATATTTTACAACTTTGATGAGTACCGCACACGGATACACAAACTCTTCTAGTCCTCTCGAACTAAACCATCTTTTGAATACGCTTTTGTCAGCGTGCACATGGGCTTCCGATTTGATGTACGCAAGTAAAGGGTCTCCTCTCCGCACGCgcagttgttgttgtcgtcgtaaACGTGAGCAAACTCATTCACCATCTGGAGCGGCGCTGTCGTCGCACGTTGTCATTTTACTTTCGACGCCCGGGatcaaatgttgacattttcaggAGCATTTTGATCTGTTATGCAACAGTACAGAACGCTGCAAattctcttctctctcctcgTGGCTAGCTGATGGGAGACACGTGCACCCGCGGATGCCGCTTTTGTTCTGTGAAGACTGCCCGTGCGCCGCCGCCTCTGGACCCCGAAGAGCCCTACAACACGGCAAAGGCTATCGCAGCCTGGGGGCTGGACTACGTGGTGCTCACCTCCGTGGACAGAGATGGTAAGAGGGGCTCCTCAATTCCCGAAGACCGCGAGGGATCCGAGACGCCGATGCCAAAGCTCGTCGACTGCGTGGAAGTTTGCGGAACAGACAAGTCTTCTCTTATCCGTTTGGCACCGTACAATCATTCGACGATGTGATTCAGTGAGAGAGTTCGAGGAAAACAGGCGAGACTCATTGCGGGGCTGTCGTCTGCCGCCgctgggtggggggtggggggggattcCGTTATTGGCTTCACCTCTCGAAGCACGGGCGCCTTCCATGACCGA
It includes:
- the lias gene encoding lipoyl synthase, mitochondrial, with the protein product MRVVRSMSSWAWKLLAEQASVMALLKQSCGVVVGRLSSRRPWLGATSISHSYTSCVSSPSKEREALSDDGGLTLHDFISGQLAEKSNWAEYRGNLKRQKGDRLRLPPWLKTEIPIGKNYNRLKNSLRELNLHTVCEEARCPNVGECWGGGEYSTATATIMLMGDTCTRGCRFCSVKTARAPPPLDPEEPYNTAKAIAAWGLDYVVLTSVDRDDIADGGAEHFARTVSHLKERNPQILVECLTPDFRGDLAAVEKIALSGLDVYAHNVETVRELQRHVRDTRANFDQSLSVLKHAKKANPTLLTKTSIMLGLGETDQQIQNTLTELREAAVDCLTLGQYMQPTKRHLKVEEYITPEKFAHWEKVGNEMGFVYTASGPLVRSSYKAGEFFLKNLLKKKKAAAVTAE